In Dama dama isolate Ldn47 chromosome X, ASM3311817v1, whole genome shotgun sequence, one genomic interval encodes:
- the BEX3 gene encoding protein BEX3 isoform X2, whose protein sequence is MEQPVQNGEEDRPLGGGEGHQPERNHRRGQARRLAPNFRWVIPNRQVNDGMGGEGDDMEIFMEEMREIRRKLRELQLRNCLRILMGELSNHHDHHDEFCLMP, encoded by the coding sequence ATGGAGCAACCCGTGCAGAACGGAGAGGAAGACCGCCCTTTGGGAGGGGGCGAAGGCCACCAGCCAGAAAGAAATCATAGACGGGGACAGGCTCGCCGACTTGCCCCTAATTTCCGATGGGTCATACCCAATAGGCAGGTCAATGATGggatgggtggagagggagacgATATGGAAATATTCATGGAGGAGATGAGAGAAATCAGGAGAAAACTTAGGGAGCTGCAGTTGAGGAATTGTCTGCGTATCCTTATGGGGGAGCTCTCTAATCACCATGACCATCATGACGAATTTTGCCTTATGCCTTGA
- the BEX3 gene encoding protein BEX3 isoform X1 → MANIHQENEEMEQPVQNGEEDRPLGGGEGHQPERNHRRGQARRLAPNFRWVIPNRQVNDGMGGEGDDMEIFMEEMREIRRKLRELQLRNCLRILMGELSNHHDHHDEFCLMP, encoded by the coding sequence ATGGCTAATATCCACCAGGAAAACGAAGAAATGGAGCAACCCGTGCAGAACGGAGAGGAAGACCGCCCTTTGGGAGGGGGCGAAGGCCACCAGCCAGAAAGAAATCATAGACGGGGACAGGCTCGCCGACTTGCCCCTAATTTCCGATGGGTCATACCCAATAGGCAGGTCAATGATGggatgggtggagagggagacgATATGGAAATATTCATGGAGGAGATGAGAGAAATCAGGAGAAAACTTAGGGAGCTGCAGTTGAGGAATTGTCTGCGTATCCTTATGGGGGAGCTCTCTAATCACCATGACCATCATGACGAATTTTGCCTTATGCCTTGA
- the TCEAL9 gene encoding transcription elongation factor A protein-like 9, with translation MKPCQKIEEKTENENEPKLEEVPKPEEKQEEEEKTEETFRERLIQSLQEFKEDIHNRHLSKEDVFRNVNEIDEIRRVRNKLTVMRWKVNRNHPYPYLM, from the coding sequence ATGAAACCCtgtcaaaaaattgaagaaaaaacagaaaatgagaatgaACCAAAACTTGAAGAAGTACCAAAGCCTGAGGAAaagcaagaggaggaggaaaaaacagaagaaacttTTAGAGAAAGACTGATTCAGTCTCTCCAGGAAtttaaagaagatatacacaACAGGCATTTAAGCAAGGAAGATGTGTTTAGAAATGTGAATGAAATTGATGAGATAAGGAGAGtcagaaacaaacttacagtGATGCGTTGGAAGGTTAATCGAAACCATCCTTACCCCTATTTAATGTAG